In a single window of the Limnochorda sp. L945t genome:
- a CDS encoding lipopolysaccharide assembly protein LapA domain-containing protein gives MIVLVVAAFALQNTVPVTVQLLAWSWQVDAGRLAAAAAGVGGLAVALVLGADDMRLRWQLRRALGRARRLEARLAAVESDRDRLAEAAAAATHPEVREAASAQDRPTG, from the coding sequence GTGATCGTGCTGGTGGTGGCGGCGTTCGCCCTGCAAAACACCGTGCCGGTGACCGTGCAGCTCCTGGCATGGAGCTGGCAGGTCGATGCCGGGAGGCTCGCCGCCGCCGCAGCGGGCGTGGGCGGGCTGGCCGTCGCGCTGGTACTGGGGGCGGACGACATGCGGCTGCGGTGGCAGCTTCGCCGGGCGCTCGGCAGGGCCCGCCGGCTCGAGGCGCGCCTGGCGGCGGTCGAGTCCGACCGGGATCGGCTGGCGGAGGCAGCCGCGGCGGCGACGCACCCCGAGGTGAGAGAGGCCGCCTCGGCCCAGGATCGCCCTACAGGCTGA